Genomic segment of Thiolapillus brandeum:
TTCTACTTACATTAAGTTTTTTATAGGGACGTTTGGCAATGTTTGAAACTACGCTCACTGTGTCCGAGTCATAGTATTTGATATATTTTTGTGGTATCGAAAAAATGACAAATTCACCGTCTATTTCTTCTGTTTTTTCATCTTCCTCAACGGCAAAAAACAGGGATATTAATGGGTTACTCGAAATATCTAGCAATCTTGTCGGCAACCCATAATGCTGCATCTTAGCCAAAATCTGGAAAGTTGACCGTTGCCCCTCAAATTCATCTGGGTTTCTTAATATAAATTCCTTGAAAAGCTTATCCTCACTTTCGAGCAGCCCATCTCTGCCAATAGAAGGTGTCACTGTCGGGTAGTGTTTTTTATGCCCACGGAAATATAGGCTGTTGTCTCCAGCTTTCCTCCTTTCGCTAGCAATTAACTCCAGAAGAGAGGGAATACTGTCGATTTCTTCTATTTCCATGACACCCCTTTGTTTTTAGGTATAACGACTAAGCTGTGCGGCGCAAACGAAGCGCA
This window contains:
- a CDS encoding FRG domain-containing protein, producing MEIEEIDSIPSLLELIASERRKAGDNSLYFRGHKKHYPTVTPSIGRDGLLESEDKLFKEFILRNPDEFEGQRSTFQILAKMQHYGLPTRLLDISSNPLISLFFAVEEDEKTEEIDGEFVIFSIPQKYIKYYDSDTVSVVSNIAKRPYKKLNVSRISRKISKEESKQQWLKRFNDIPHIKYLLHEIKDEKPYFAHVIEKDHLQSVWCVKPLLNNRRIIKQDGAFLLFGLNGSKEKLAEYNSEAFMPKCYRVTNKAKLREQLELLGVSKDKIYPELDTTAQYLKTKYAKV